In Nonomuraea muscovyensis, one genomic interval encodes:
- a CDS encoding GntR family transcriptional regulator, with translation MPVPQSRGLVSRSLLRENAYRAIRDAIVDGTLAPGERLNDGDLVTWLGVSRTPVREALARLEQAGLVRTKPGRYTIVSPLDVRAARDAQSVTAAMHELAVREALPNLSAAELDAMREANARFADALRRDDVDAAIAADDDFHGIPVTASANHAIRVVLEQFTPLLRRLERTRFSSLSGRGSVAQHERIIARCEAGDADGAAAATRANWQTLVPLLEAAFPDGGDTPSQTSAT, from the coding sequence ATGCCGGTACCGCAGAGTCGAGGACTCGTCAGCCGCTCGCTCCTCCGCGAGAACGCCTACCGGGCGATCCGCGACGCCATCGTCGACGGCACGCTGGCGCCCGGCGAGCGGCTCAACGACGGCGACCTCGTGACCTGGCTCGGCGTCAGCCGCACCCCGGTCCGCGAGGCGCTGGCCCGTCTGGAGCAGGCCGGGCTCGTCCGGACCAAGCCGGGCCGCTACACGATCGTCAGCCCGCTCGACGTCCGCGCCGCCCGCGACGCCCAGTCCGTGACGGCCGCCATGCACGAGCTGGCGGTCCGGGAGGCACTGCCCAACCTGTCCGCGGCCGAGCTGGACGCCATGCGCGAGGCCAACGCCCGCTTCGCCGACGCGCTGCGCCGCGACGACGTCGACGCGGCCATCGCCGCCGACGACGACTTCCACGGCATCCCGGTCACCGCCAGTGCCAACCACGCCATCCGCGTCGTGCTGGAGCAGTTCACGCCGCTGCTGCGGCGGCTGGAACGGACGCGGTTCTCCTCGCTGAGCGGGCGGGGGTCGGTCGCCCAGCACGAGCGGATCATCGCCCGGTGCGAGGCCGGCGACGCCGACGGGGCGGCGGCGGCCACCCGCGCCAACTGGCAGACGCTCGTGCCGCTGCTCGAAGCCGCGTTCCCCGACGGCGGCGACACCCCGTCGCAGACCTCGGCCACCTGA